A single genomic interval of Ruminococcus sp. NK3A76 harbors:
- a CDS encoding anti-sigma factor antagonist (This anti-anti-sigma factor, or anti-sigma factor antagonist, belongs to a family that includes characterized members SpoIIAA, RsbV, RsfA, and RsfB.) yields MLPTIDYCAHGRILSVFLSGELDHHNARPIREHTDIAIEKYRPALLVLDFSKVTFMDSSGIGLIMGRFKRMTELGSDILIANPSPAIRKLIGLASVERVVRVVYTAHSASVSN; encoded by the coding sequence ATGCTGCCAACGATCGACTACTGCGCCCACGGGCGTATACTCAGCGTCTTTCTTTCAGGCGAGCTTGACCACCACAACGCCCGTCCCATAAGAGAACATACGGATATCGCAATAGAAAAATACCGCCCTGCCCTGCTCGTGCTTGATTTTTCCAAAGTTACGTTTATGGATTCATCAGGCATCGGCCTTATCATGGGCAGATTCAAGCGTATGACCGAGCTCGGTTCAGATATTCTTATCGCAAACCCCTCCCCTGCCATACGAAAGCTTATAGGCCTTGCCTCTGTCGAGCGTGTCGTCAGGGTGGTGTATACCGCCCACAGCGCATCAGTCAGCAACTAA
- a CDS encoding extracellular solute-binding protein: protein MKHTGFRRIASSALAAALVLSMAPSAFADDSVKSEASAAAVDAANRENTYSAYLKRYADAERPNEEAICYGKDFKAAEGSDISCSVESVDGKDNVFKWASQTGQVDFTVNIPKTGLYFAEISYEALEGTTSDVQFALSIDGKSPYATAQRITMPKVWVNESGDEILKDSKGNDIRPKQKEEVMWQTKDIEDIDGLSNDPLAFYMEAGTHTITLSSEKAQFAIEYIKFYNHEKLPSYDPSAPQLSMATGKRITLEGELAKYKSSKTLFPTSDNTSYMTSSSNGSSPTKEKYNTIGGQGNWNKSTETVTWEFNVEAAGWYKIGIRARQDQMRGMYSNRRLYINGKVPYEEADQVKFYYDTEWTVTSPSFGDDPMYFYLESGKNTLTLEAIPGEIGEIMDEIDDIVYNTNSYYRQIRQITGPSPDEYNNYNIDKALPECISDFEKYSEQLIEAQKKIEELSGTGGTEAVTLRTMSIILDKCVDKPDRIPSMMSQIKDNITAVSAWVTQYRFQPLEVDMIELCTSDEDFTSTDSSFFKGLSYGFSKFIGSFFEDYNSLSDLDENSSDVMTAWITTGRDNAKVVTSLINNGYNVDAKTKVNVKLVVGGIVEATFSGKGPDLALFLGGDYPIQLAARDVLVDLSKMDGFDDVIKNFSKDATVLYQYNGGTYGIPLEQQFPMLFYRSDILEEYNIDPATDLATWDGLINVLPALQRNYMEVGLILAQMGSAGVTQISATTEAGNTFAMLLLQQGLNYYNEDQTKTNFDTNEAVSAFDKWTKFYTTYSFSQTYDAFTRFRMGDMPILINNYGFANQLATAAPEIKGCWNFQPVPGTIQKDGSINHAASSAGAGVVVFKKVPNVDDAWDFVKWFTSTETQTAYGQDIEAVLGTLGRYASANEEVLANLSWTTTEYNKLKEQLDSQVEIPVIPASYGVTRNLMNAFRQVVNDADNARDTLFWYNKDINDEIERKLEDLDMYEYDNK, encoded by the coding sequence GTGAAACACACAGGGTTTAGGCGTATTGCTTCGTCGGCTTTGGCGGCTGCACTTGTGCTTTCCATGGCGCCTTCGGCGTTTGCAGATGATTCTGTAAAGTCCGAAGCGTCGGCAGCTGCGGTAGATGCTGCAAACAGGGAAAACACCTACAGCGCATATCTCAAAAGATATGCAGATGCAGAACGCCCTAACGAAGAAGCGATCTGTTACGGCAAGGACTTCAAGGCCGCAGAAGGCTCGGACATTTCTTGTTCTGTAGAGTCGGTAGACGGAAAGGACAATGTATTCAAATGGGCGAGTCAGACGGGTCAGGTCGATTTTACCGTAAATATTCCCAAGACGGGTCTTTATTTCGCAGAGATCAGCTACGAGGCGCTTGAGGGTACTACCTCAGACGTTCAGTTTGCGCTGTCTATCGACGGAAAGAGCCCCTACGCTACGGCACAGCGTATAACTATGCCGAAGGTATGGGTAAACGAGTCCGGCGACGAGATACTCAAAGACTCAAAGGGCAATGACATTCGCCCCAAGCAGAAGGAAGAGGTAATGTGGCAGACAAAGGACATCGAGGATATCGACGGCCTTTCCAACGACCCCCTCGCTTTCTACATGGAGGCAGGCACACACACTATAACACTCAGTTCTGAAAAGGCTCAGTTCGCTATAGAGTATATCAAGTTCTACAACCACGAGAAGCTCCCGAGTTATGATCCAAGCGCTCCTCAGCTTTCGATGGCTACAGGAAAGAGGATAACTCTTGAGGGCGAGCTTGCAAAATACAAGTCGTCAAAGACACTGTTCCCCACCTCGGACAATACATCCTACATGACCTCCTCTTCAAACGGCTCATCGCCTACTAAGGAAAAGTACAACACGATAGGCGGTCAGGGCAACTGGAACAAGTCCACCGAGACAGTAACATGGGAATTCAATGTAGAAGCCGCAGGCTGGTACAAGATAGGCATAAGAGCCAGACAGGACCAGATGCGTGGTATGTACTCAAACAGAAGGCTTTATATAAATGGTAAGGTGCCTTACGAGGAAGCTGACCAGGTAAAGTTCTACTACGACACTGAATGGACTGTTACATCACCCTCTTTCGGCGACGACCCGATGTATTTCTACCTTGAATCGGGCAAAAACACTCTCACCTTAGAGGCTATCCCCGGTGAGATAGGCGAGATAATGGACGAGATCGACGATATCGTTTATAACACCAACAGCTATTACAGACAGATCCGTCAGATCACAGGTCCTTCGCCTGATGAATACAACAACTACAACATAGACAAGGCTCTTCCTGAGTGCATAAGCGACTTTGAGAAGTATTCAGAGCAGCTTATCGAGGCTCAGAAGAAGATAGAGGAGCTCTCAGGCACAGGCGGTACAGAGGCTGTAACGCTCAGAACAATGTCTATCATACTTGACAAGTGCGTTGACAAGCCTGACAGGATACCCTCGATGATGTCTCAGATCAAGGACAACATCACAGCCGTTTCGGCATGGGTAACACAGTACCGCTTCCAGCCGCTTGAAGTAGATATGATCGAGCTCTGCACGAGCGATGAGGATTTCACATCTACCGACAGCTCGTTCTTCAAGGGTCTTTCCTACGGCTTCTCCAAGTTCATAGGTTCATTCTTTGAGGATTACAACTCGCTCTCAGATCTCGATGAGAATTCGAGCGATGTTATGACAGCATGGATAACGACCGGCCGTGATAACGCTAAGGTGGTCACAAGCCTTATCAACAACGGCTACAATGTAGATGCCAAGACAAAGGTTAACGTAAAGCTCGTTGTCGGCGGTATCGTTGAGGCTACCTTCTCAGGCAAGGGTCCTGACCTGGCACTCTTCCTCGGCGGTGACTACCCGATACAGCTGGCCGCCCGAGACGTTCTGGTCGATCTGTCGAAGATGGACGGGTTCGACGATGTAATAAAGAACTTCTCGAAGGACGCAACGGTGCTCTATCAGTACAACGGCGGAACATACGGCATACCGCTCGAACAGCAGTTCCCGATGCTCTTCTACCGCTCGGATATACTTGAAGAGTACAACATCGACCCTGCAACAGACCTCGCTACATGGGACGGACTTATAAACGTTCTCCCCGCACTCCAGAGAAACTACATGGAGGTAGGCCTGATACTCGCTCAGATGGGCTCGGCAGGTGTTACACAGATATCGGCTACTACCGAAGCCGGCAACACCTTCGCTATGCTGCTTCTCCAGCAGGGCCTCAACTACTACAACGAAGACCAGACAAAGACAAACTTTGATACAAACGAGGCTGTAAGCGCATTCGACAAGTGGACAAAGTTCTACACCACATACAGCTTCTCGCAGACATACGATGCATTCACACGTTTCAGAATGGGTGATATGCCTATACTTATCAACAACTATGGCTTTGCTAACCAGCTCGCTACAGCTGCTCCTGAAATAAAGGGCTGCTGGAACTTCCAGCCTGTTCCCGGTACGATACAGAAGGACGGCTCGATAAATCACGCAGCAAGCTCGGCAGGCGCAGGCGTAGTGGTATTCAAGAAGGTACCCAACGTTGACGATGCATGGGATTTCGTTAAGTGGTTCACATCTACTGAGACACAGACAGCTTACGGCCAGGATATCGAGGCTGTACTCGGTACACTCGGACGTTACGCTTCAGCTAATGAAGAAGTTCTTGCAAACCTCTCATGGACAACTACAGAGTACAACAAGCTCAAGGAGCAGCTCGATTCTCAGGTAGAGATACCTGTAATCCCCGCTTCCTACGGCGTTACAAGAAACCTTATGAACGCATTCAGACAGGTAGTCAACGATGCAGACAATGCAAGAGACACACTCTTCTGGTACAACAAGGACATCAACGACGAGATCGAACGTAAGCTCGAAGACCTTGATATGTACGAATACGACAACAAGTAA
- a CDS encoding ABC transporter ATP-binding protein: MADTNLHSSVILEAKDIGRDFKIGDGSVVSALKGINAEIEKGTLTILRGRSGSGKTTLINILGALDRPTKGSVIFDGKDITKLSEAGRDDLRRYEMAFVFQSVALMSGMTAYENVEFGLRLAGYPYKLRDKRVREVLENVGLGKRMHHRPPEMSGGEQQRVAIARAIAHNPKIIFADEPTAELDTATGLHVVKLFKELVARHGMTIIMTTHDPSMVDIADKVYTLEDGETVE; the protein is encoded by the coding sequence ATGGCAGACACTAACTTGCACAGCTCGGTGATACTTGAAGCTAAGGATATCGGGCGTGATTTCAAAATAGGCGACGGCAGCGTCGTTTCAGCGCTCAAGGGCATAAATGCTGAGATAGAAAAGGGCACTCTTACTATTTTAAGAGGGCGCTCGGGCAGCGGCAAGACCACGCTGATAAACATTCTCGGCGCACTGGACAGGCCGACAAAGGGCAGCGTCATATTTGACGGGAAGGACATCACAAAGCTCAGCGAGGCCGGGCGTGATGACCTGAGAAGATATGAAATGGCGTTCGTTTTCCAGTCGGTAGCGCTCATGTCGGGCATGACGGCGTATGAGAACGTCGAGTTCGGGCTGAGGCTCGCAGGATACCCCTACAAGCTGAGGGACAAACGGGTCAGGGAAGTGCTCGAAAATGTAGGCCTTGGCAAGAGAATGCACCACAGGCCGCCGGAAATGTCGGGCGGCGAGCAGCAGCGAGTTGCCATAGCAAGGGCTATAGCCCACAACCCGAAGATAATCTTCGCAGACGAGCCGACAGCTGAGCTCGACACTGCGACAGGGCTCCATGTCGTCAAGCTGTTCAAAGAGCTTGTGGCAAGGCACGGGATGACTATAATCATGACGACGCATGACCCCAGCATGGTAGACATTGCTGACAAGGTCTATACGTTAGAGGACGGTGAGACAGTTGAGTGA
- a CDS encoding sigma-70 family RNA polymerase sigma factor — MSEDKVDKLVRENMGLVRLCANRLNGRGIEYDELFSAGSLGLCKAARGFDESRGVKFSTYAVPVILGEIRRLFRDGGQVKVSRPLKELSLRVTRERERILQSTGTEPTVARLAAALGESEEMITEAIASAQPALSLTEWDDDGEHQADIPTPAPDTGITDRIALYDAISRLDKQDRQLIFLRYFKNLTQSKTAAALGMTQVQVSRREKKIMQQLYATLNS; from the coding sequence ATGAGCGAGGATAAAGTCGATAAGCTCGTCCGTGAGAATATGGGGCTCGTGCGGCTTTGCGCCAACAGACTAAACGGCCGTGGCATCGAGTATGATGAGCTTTTCTCGGCAGGCTCGCTCGGGCTGTGCAAGGCCGCCAGGGGCTTTGATGAGAGCAGGGGCGTTAAGTTTTCGACCTACGCTGTGCCTGTTATCTTAGGTGAGATAAGAAGGCTTTTCCGTGACGGCGGTCAGGTCAAGGTCAGCCGCCCTCTTAAGGAGCTCTCGCTCAGAGTCACCCGTGAGCGTGAGCGGATACTGCAAAGCACCGGCACCGAACCCACCGTCGCCCGGCTTGCCGCCGCCCTCGGCGAGAGCGAGGAGATGATAACCGAAGCGATAGCCTCAGCCCAGCCGGCCCTTAGCCTTACCGAGTGGGACGATGACGGCGAGCATCAGGCAGATATCCCCACCCCTGCCCCCGACACCGGCATAACCGACCGCATCGCCCTATACGATGCCATTTCACGCCTTGACAAGCAGGACAGGCAGCTTATTTTCCTGCGCTATTTCAAAAACCTCACCCAGTCCAAGACCGCCGCCGCCCTCGGTATGACGCAGGTGCAGGTCTCCCGCCGTGAAAAGAAGATAATGCAGCAGCTGTACGCTACGCTTAACAGTTAA
- a CDS encoding isochorismatase family cysteine hydrolase has protein sequence MADERRGRAMAGKKALVVIDMQNDYLWAERKAIFSYDTDALVGAVNKAIADYRGRGYDVIYIAQMFPNIITNKWFIGFSIRGTKGAELYPGLDIVSDLYFEKNLPDSYTAKAFREHMKAQGYTEVVLCGLDECGCVGATAKGAVKTGVKVYMIENAIGRRFPEARVKKTREKLKGSGVEYIRQE, from the coding sequence ATGGCTGATGAAAGACGGGGGAGAGCTATGGCAGGCAAGAAGGCATTAGTCGTGATAGATATGCAGAATGACTACCTATGGGCGGAGAGAAAAGCCATATTCTCTTACGACACCGATGCGCTCGTGGGGGCGGTGAACAAAGCTATCGCCGACTACAGGGGCAGGGGGTATGACGTTATATACATAGCGCAGATGTTCCCGAATATTATAACGAACAAGTGGTTCATAGGCTTCTCTATAAGGGGAACGAAGGGCGCTGAATTATATCCGGGGCTTGATATAGTGTCTGACCTTTACTTTGAGAAGAACCTGCCTGACAGCTACACAGCGAAGGCTTTTCGTGAGCACATGAAGGCGCAGGGCTACACTGAGGTAGTGCTGTGCGGGCTTGACGAATGCGGCTGCGTCGGGGCGACTGCCAAAGGTGCAGTCAAGACGGGCGTTAAGGTATATATGATAGAAAATGCTATAGGGCGGCGGTTCCCGGAGGCGAGAGTAAAAAAGACGAGAGAAAAGCTTAAGGGTTCAGGGGTAGAGTACATAAGGCAAGAGTGA
- a CDS encoding ATP-binding cassette domain-containing protein: MSDETTVKDTDSEYMIRCENLVKIYKTDEVEVVALQGLDLDVKKGELMAIVGNSGSGKSTLLNMLGGLDRPSAGSLYIDGKNLLKFSDRDYMQYKRETVGFVWQNNARNLIPYLTALQNVEMPMILSSKKERKKRASELLEKVGLSHRKNSRLDQMSGGEQQRVAIAIALANQPRLLLADEPTGSVDTKTSNMILDIFKELNRTEGITVVIVTHDVKLANHIDRVVAIRDGRTSSEIVRKRSYKAELDEMGDMLTQADDSEGEQTHEELAVLDRSGRLQIPKEHLEALGLHGGDRVKVELDGDGKGIRLIPPSQ, encoded by the coding sequence TTGAGTGATGAGACCACCGTTAAGGATACAGACAGCGAATACATGATAAGGTGCGAGAACCTTGTCAAGATATACAAGACCGATGAGGTAGAGGTAGTTGCGCTGCAGGGGCTCGACCTTGATGTGAAAAAAGGTGAGCTCATGGCGATAGTCGGCAATTCGGGAAGCGGAAAATCAACGCTGCTGAATATGCTGGGCGGCCTTGACAGGCCTTCGGCAGGAAGCCTTTACATCGACGGGAAAAATCTTCTGAAGTTCTCGGACAGGGATTATATGCAATACAAGCGTGAGACTGTGGGGTTCGTATGGCAGAACAATGCGAGAAACCTCATACCGTACCTTACCGCCTTGCAGAACGTCGAGATGCCGATGATACTTTCCTCAAAGAAGGAAAGGAAAAAGCGTGCATCTGAGCTGCTTGAGAAGGTAGGGCTCTCACACAGGAAGAATTCAAGGCTTGATCAGATGTCGGGCGGCGAGCAGCAGCGAGTGGCGATAGCTATTGCGCTTGCGAACCAGCCGAGACTTCTGCTTGCAGACGAGCCGACAGGCTCGGTCGATACAAAGACCTCGAACATGATACTTGATATATTCAAGGAGCTCAACAGAACTGAGGGCATCACGGTAGTGATAGTCACTCACGACGTAAAGCTTGCAAACCACATCGACAGAGTGGTGGCTATCAGGGACGGGAGAACGAGCTCGGAGATAGTGCGAAAACGCTCCTACAAGGCTGAGCTCGATGAAATGGGCGATATGCTCACACAGGCTGATGACAGCGAGGGTGAGCAGACGCACGAGGAGCTTGCTGTGCTCGACCGCTCGGGAAGGCTTCAGATACCCAAGGAACACCTTGAGGCTTTGGGGCTGCACGGAGGGGACAGAGTAAAGGTAGAGCTCGACGGTGACGGAAAGGGGATAAGGCTGATACCGCCGTCACAGTGA
- a CDS encoding aminotransferase class I/II-fold pyridoxal phosphate-dependent enzyme yields MLMTEMTKEQLEGVLADAMSEYEGYKALGLALNMARGKPAADQLSLTKGMLDAVNSSSDCKALDGTDCRNYGVLDGIKDTKKIFCDMLGVADEELIVGGNSSLNLMYDTIARNYMFGVSKDSTPLKDQGKLKWLCPVPGYDRHFAITERFGFEMINIPIGENGPDMDMIEKLVSEDESIKGIWCVPMYANPTGITYSDETVKRFASLKPKAKDFRIFWDNAYCIHHLTDTPDTLLNILDECKKAGNDDMVYIFASTSKVSFAGAGVAVMAASKANTDYVKYHMTVQTIGFDKINQLRHAKFFGDFEGVKAHMKKHAAIIAPKFDAVIKALDENIKPLGIGSYNTPKGGYFIAFDTLPGCAKRVVALCKEAGVVMTGAGATFPYGKDPKDSNIRIAPTLPPIAELEQAMKVFITAVKIASAEVLLAK; encoded by the coding sequence ATGCTGATGACGGAAATGACAAAGGAACAGCTTGAGGGCGTTTTAGCTGACGCTATGAGCGAATACGAGGGCTACAAGGCTTTGGGTCTTGCACTCAACATGGCAAGAGGCAAGCCTGCCGCAGACCAGCTCTCGCTCACAAAGGGTATGCTCGATGCTGTGAACTCATCAAGCGACTGCAAGGCTCTTGACGGAACAGACTGCCGCAACTACGGCGTTCTCGACGGCATAAAGGACACAAAGAAGATATTCTGCGATATGCTGGGCGTGGCTGACGAGGAGCTCATCGTAGGCGGCAATTCCTCACTCAACCTTATGTATGATACTATAGCAAGAAACTATATGTTCGGCGTAAGCAAGGACAGCACTCCTCTTAAGGATCAGGGCAAGCTCAAATGGCTCTGCCCGGTGCCGGGTTATGACAGGCACTTTGCTATAACAGAGCGCTTCGGCTTTGAGATGATAAACATTCCTATAGGCGAGAACGGCCCTGACATGGACATGATAGAGAAGCTCGTTTCAGAGGACGAGAGCATAAAGGGCATCTGGTGCGTACCCATGTATGCAAACCCGACAGGCATCACATACTCTGACGAGACAGTAAAGCGTTTTGCAAGCCTTAAGCCCAAGGCAAAGGATTTCAGGATATTCTGGGACAACGCTTACTGCATACATCATCTGACAGACACGCCCGACACTCTGCTCAACATTCTTGACGAGTGCAAGAAGGCCGGCAATGACGACATGGTATACATCTTTGCATCGACCTCAAAGGTATCCTTTGCAGGTGCAGGCGTTGCGGTAATGGCTGCGAGCAAGGCCAACACCGATTATGTCAAGTATCACATGACAGTTCAGACTATAGGCTTTGACAAGATAAACCAGTTAAGACACGCAAAGTTCTTTGGGGACTTTGAGGGCGTAAAGGCTCACATGAAAAAGCACGCAGCTATCATAGCTCCGAAGTTTGACGCTGTTATCAAGGCGCTGGACGAGAACATCAAGCCCCTTGGCATCGGCTCTTACAACACACCGAAGGGCGGCTACTTCATAGCATTTGACACACTTCCGGGCTGTGCAAAGAGAGTAGTTGCGCTTTGCAAGGAGGCAGGCGTTGTTATGACAGGTGCAGGCGCTACCTTCCCCTACGGCAAGGACCCCAAGGACAGCAACATAAGGATAGCTCCGACACTTCCGCCTATTGCAGAGCTTGAACAGGCTATGAAGGTATTCATCACAGCTGTTAAGATAGCAAGTGCTGAGGTACTGTTAGCCAAGTAA
- the spoIIAB gene encoding anti-sigma F factor translates to MIMDTVKNKLKLIFPSHSENEGLARLAVSGFLASAGADISAVAELKTAVSEGVTNAIVHGYRETPGLVTVELKLFSSGRVRLYIKDKGVGIEDIKKAMEPLFTTAPEEERAGLGFAIMESFCDKLRVKSAPGKGTTVTMEKYIYKRDEP, encoded by the coding sequence ATGATAATGGATACTGTAAAGAACAAACTAAAGCTGATTTTCCCTTCCCATTCCGAGAACGAGGGGCTCGCAAGGCTTGCAGTCTCGGGCTTTCTCGCATCAGCAGGCGCAGATATAAGCGCTGTGGCCGAGCTAAAGACCGCCGTTTCCGAGGGGGTGACAAACGCTATCGTCCACGGCTACCGTGAAACACCCGGCCTTGTCACCGTCGAGCTAAAGCTCTTTTCAAGCGGCAGGGTCAGGCTGTATATCAAGGATAAGGGCGTCGGCATCGAGGATATCAAAAAGGCTATGGAGCCGCTTTTCACCACCGCCCCCGAGGAGGAGCGTGCAGGCCTCGGCTTTGCGATAATGGAGAGCTTTTGCGACAAGCTCAGAGTAAAAAGCGCCCCCGGCAAAGGCACCACAGTCACTATGGAAAAATACATATACAAAAGGGACGAGCCATGA
- a CDS encoding phenylpyruvate tautomerase MIF-related protein, whose product MPFINVKTNAEVSKEKEVELKTALGRAITAIPGKSEGWLMIGIEPQQAMYFKGTDDPCAMVSVSIYGSASSSAYDNLTGQIDDILGSVLGIDKSRIYTAYFPTNDWGWNGGNF is encoded by the coding sequence ATGCCATTTATCAATGTAAAAACAAACGCAGAGGTAAGCAAGGAAAAGGAAGTCGAGCTCAAGACTGCACTCGGCAGGGCTATCACTGCCATTCCCGGAAAGAGCGAGGGGTGGCTGATGATAGGAATCGAGCCGCAGCAGGCTATGTACTTCAAGGGCACAGACGACCCGTGTGCTATGGTAAGTGTAAGCATCTACGGCTCGGCTTCGAGCTCGGCTTACGACAATCTGACAGGGCAGATAGACGATATTCTCGGCTCTGTTTTAGGCATTGACAAGTCGAGGATATACACTGCGTACTTCCCGACAAATGACTGGGGCTGGAACGGAGGAAACTTCTGA